The following are encoded together in the Emcibacteraceae bacterium genome:
- a CDS encoding MBL fold metallo-hydrolase produces the protein MKRIINFTCLILFSFIGNNALAQTYEVSPDNDVMKLTFLGTGAPRPSTERYGPSIYIEAGDHKILVDAGPGMRERLFEAGGFAAISGVDHLLITHLHFDHTVSISSAWLSGWLFGRRVPLHIQGPVGIKDMMENIRRAYQWDVDYRVMVGVPKEGTELIVDEVSEGVIFNKDGIKITAFPVEHMPIDVKTGKLLGLRGETLGFRIEYKGHSVLFSGDTRSTEKSRINEEGKDVDLLIHEVQVPSPGATKEANLANVSLSVHSTPEQAGLVFAKTKPRMAVYSHIIPPGTTAEELEMDTKPYYTGPLTVAHDFMEITLAGDEIIVGERVKQSSGKFEDSNVLAK, from the coding sequence ATGAAGAGAATAATAAATTTTACCTGCCTGATACTTTTTTCCTTTATCGGCAATAATGCATTGGCGCAGACTTATGAAGTTTCCCCTGATAATGATGTCATGAAACTTACTTTTCTGGGGACCGGAGCACCACGCCCGTCAACAGAAAGATACGGGCCCAGCATTTATATTGAAGCGGGGGATCATAAAATTCTGGTTGACGCCGGACCGGGTATGCGGGAACGGCTGTTTGAAGCGGGTGGCTTTGCCGCTATTTCCGGTGTTGATCATTTGCTGATCACCCACCTTCATTTTGATCATACGGTCAGCATTTCCAGTGCCTGGCTTAGCGGCTGGCTTTTTGGACGGCGCGTTCCCCTGCATATTCAGGGGCCCGTTGGCATCAAGGATATGATGGAAAATATCAGAAGAGCTTATCAATGGGACGTTGATTACCGAGTGATGGTCGGGGTGCCGAAAGAAGGAACAGAATTGATTGTTGATGAAGTTTCCGAAGGGGTCATTTTTAACAAGGATGGTATTAAAATTACAGCTTTCCCGGTGGAGCATATGCCGATTGATGTTAAAACCGGTAAACTGCTGGGACTTCGCGGTGAAACGCTCGGCTTCCGAATTGAGTATAAGGGTCATTCTGTTCTCTTTTCCGGGGATACCCGTTCCACAGAAAAAAGCAGAATTAATGAAGAAGGTAAAGATGTCGATCTGCTGATCCATGAAGTGCAGGTACCATCCCCCGGTGCCACGAAAGAAGCCAATCTTGCCAATGTCAGTCTGTCAGTCCATTCGACACCTGAACAGGCGGGACTGGTTTTTGCAAAAACAAAGCCGCGTATGGCCGTTTATTCTCATATTATTCCACCTGGCACAACGGCAGAGGAACTTGAAATGGATACCAAGCCTTATTACACAGGCCCGCTGACGGTTGCCCATGATTTTATGGAAATCACTCTCGCGGGCGATGAAATTATTGTTGGCGAGCGGGTAAAACAAAGCAGCGGGAAGTTCGAGGATTCCAACGTACTAGCAAAATAA
- a CDS encoding MarR family transcriptional regulator, translating into MADNAHFDLENFVPYTVSTLSRQFAALLEDALKKQDLTLSNWRVLLCLTHYEKRTLNQIVDYTLLPQSTLSRALARMEERGLIKRNKNDTDQRNYDIEITELGRDTITKSFKPVLSACEEPLSFLDEKEKKAWMVTTKKIIAHLENS; encoded by the coding sequence TTGGCTGATAATGCGCATTTTGATCTTGAAAATTTTGTCCCATACACGGTCTCGACCCTCTCCCGTCAGTTTGCCGCCCTTCTTGAAGATGCTCTTAAAAAACAGGACCTCACCTTATCCAACTGGCGGGTACTCTTATGCCTGACCCATTATGAAAAAAGAACGCTAAACCAGATTGTTGATTATACACTATTGCCACAGTCAACTTTAAGCCGCGCACTGGCTAGAATGGAGGAACGGGGCCTGATCAAACGCAATAAGAATGATACTGATCAAAGAAATTATGACATTGAAATTACTGAACTTGGCCGCGACACCATTACAAAGTCATTTAAACCGGTTCTGTCCGCTTGTGAAGAACCTCTTTCGTTTCTCGATGAAAAGGAAAAAAAAGCGTGGATGGTGACCACAAAAAAAATAATTGCTCATCTTGAAAACTCTTAA
- a CDS encoding glycosyltransferase family 2 protein, which produces MNLTVVIVNYGTANHVLKNLEALVPELRKLGDNARCWIVDNCSPDDSVSIITKAIDKNNYSDCVELIPFPLNGGFGAGNNVAIRKALTLESPPDYFYLLNPDAIVHPGTLKKLAMYLKRNENVGVVGGPLYDTDGKLECGAFRLPSLTSTIEENLGIGLISRLLNDHRVSISPPPVEPTAVGWIGGASMMVSRAALEKAGLFDEGYFLYFEELDLCKRINDCGFEVHYLPDAGVIHDSGASTGIHQANVRLPEYWHFSRSRYLRKTFGENGLRHHNIATLIAGSIGRIYGFLRLRKTSRSHFLRDIIKYNFGNKTQKKIKIDVPAKEAGLPTSDNAIIARRPHYKKADDRIYFMASRNPIRSLSREELLLWNVLEQEKTFGEIKKQFGEETLPALTAFIEMGICDAFEAQAETDRKKILIFEPHSDDAALSIGATMWQLRSHNDFTLVTLGSTSNYTSYFSATYGPLKVDEVTTIRNRENEIFMRYMNGHYVPANEKEATLRYENGNWSHDFLKKHRISVAAFNNHFGTDSERHNWQETISEMIRIIRADEIWVPMGVGTHSDHGVTRDACLAALKDIQNTNVLFYQDVPYDGEFWEHKLKIIETLEHNGAVLEHIPVEISSELPDKLRLLNIYGSQFKLKAILQNILRSAKPKYAKGFYEHFWKIHKFPKNLTPAPLFCDSAYVDMISAKTQKWFRRNKQAEKIRLLLLMPSGQWKIHINYLMDQFPRADFEVVCSPSSEAELSRYQNPRISYSVLDAGGKAWGKLMLKLMVAPGKPTLFIAGDKRYEIAKKIARLWLQHDTMVSRTLEALILASKSDE; this is translated from the coding sequence ATGAATCTGACAGTCGTCATCGTCAATTACGGGACCGCCAACCATGTCCTTAAAAACCTAGAGGCACTGGTTCCGGAGCTGAGAAAGCTGGGGGATAACGCCCGCTGCTGGATCGTTGATAACTGCTCGCCCGATGATTCCGTTTCCATTATTACAAAAGCGATTGATAAAAACAATTATTCGGACTGTGTTGAGCTAATTCCCTTTCCCCTTAATGGGGGTTTTGGGGCGGGCAATAACGTCGCAATCCGTAAAGCACTTACCCTTGAAAGCCCGCCAGACTATTTTTATCTGCTTAACCCGGATGCCATCGTTCACCCGGGCACCCTTAAAAAGCTGGCAATGTATCTTAAAAGAAATGAAAATGTTGGGGTAGTCGGCGGGCCACTTTATGACACCGATGGCAAACTGGAATGCGGGGCGTTTCGCCTGCCGTCCCTGACCAGCACAATAGAGGAAAATTTGGGCATCGGATTAATAAGCCGCTTGCTCAACGACCACCGCGTCAGCATTTCACCGCCCCCTGTGGAACCAACGGCAGTTGGTTGGATTGGTGGAGCCAGTATGATGGTCAGCCGGGCAGCCCTTGAAAAAGCGGGACTGTTTGATGAAGGATATTTTCTTTATTTCGAGGAACTTGATCTTTGCAAACGCATAAATGATTGCGGCTTCGAAGTCCATTATCTGCCGGATGCCGGCGTTATCCATGATTCCGGTGCCTCAACCGGCATCCATCAGGCCAATGTAAGGCTCCCTGAATACTGGCATTTTTCAAGAAGCCGCTATTTAAGAAAGACATTTGGTGAAAATGGACTACGGCATCATAATATAGCCACCCTTATTGCCGGATCAATCGGCCGGATTTACGGATTTTTACGACTTAGAAAGACGTCAAGGAGCCATTTCCTTCGGGACATTATCAAATATAATTTTGGCAATAAAACGCAAAAGAAAATCAAAATTGACGTGCCCGCAAAAGAGGCCGGATTGCCGACCAGTGACAATGCCATTATCGCCCGCCGACCCCATTATAAAAAAGCGGACGACCGCATTTATTTTATGGCATCCCGTAACCCGATCCGGTCCCTAAGCAGGGAAGAATTATTGCTGTGGAATGTGCTTGAACAGGAAAAAACATTCGGGGAAATTAAAAAACAGTTTGGCGAAGAAACCCTCCCTGCTCTAACAGCCTTCATTGAAATGGGAATTTGCGATGCTTTTGAAGCTCAAGCAGAAACGGACCGCAAAAAAATACTGATTTTTGAGCCGCATTCTGATGATGCAGCCCTAAGTATCGGAGCCACTATGTGGCAATTGCGGAGTCATAATGATTTTACGCTGGTAACGCTGGGCAGCACCAGCAACTATACCAGCTATTTTTCTGCCACTTATGGCCCGCTTAAAGTCGATGAAGTCACGACCATCCGAAACCGTGAAAATGAAATCTTTATGCGCTATATGAATGGTCACTATGTTCCTGCCAATGAAAAGGAAGCAACCTTAAGATATGAGAATGGTAACTGGAGCCATGATTTTCTAAAAAAACACCGTATTTCCGTGGCCGCTTTTAACAATCATTTCGGCACAGACAGCGAGCGCCATAACTGGCAGGAAACCATTTCTGAAATGATCAGAATAATACGGGCCGATGAAATCTGGGTTCCCATGGGGGTTGGCACTCACAGCGATCACGGTGTTACCCGCGATGCCTGTCTTGCTGCCCTTAAAGATATTCAAAATACCAATGTTCTGTTTTATCAGGATGTCCCCTATGACGGAGAATTTTGGGAACATAAACTGAAAATCATTGAAACGCTGGAACATAACGGTGCCGTGCTTGAGCATATCCCCGTTGAAATTTCATCTGAGCTTCCCGATAAGCTCAGATTATTAAATATATATGGCTCGCAATTTAAACTGAAAGCGATTTTACAAAATATACTCAGAAGCGCAAAACCGAAATATGCCAAAGGGTTTTATGAACATTTCTGGAAAATTCATAAATTTCCGAAAAATTTAACACCCGCACCGTTATTTTGTGACAGTGCCTATGTGGACATGATCAGCGCCAAAACCCAAAAATGGTTCCGCCGAAACAAACAGGCCGAAAAGATAAGATTATTGCTGCTGATGCCGTCCGGGCAATGGAAAATCCATATCAACTATCTGATGGACCAATTTCCTAGGGCTGATTTTGAAGTGGTCTGTTCCCCAAGTTCGGAAGCGGAACTTTCCCGTTATCAAAATCCGCGTATTTCATATTCTGTCCTCGACGCCGGGGGCAAGGCATGGGGGAAACTGATGCTCAAATTAATGGTTGCGCCCGGAAAACCCACCCTGTTTATTGCCGGGGATAAGCGCTATGAAATTGCCAAGAAAATTGCGCGTCTTTGGTTGCAACATGACACAATGGTCAGCCGCACTCTGGAAGCCCTGATCCTTGCTTCAAAATCCGATGAATAG
- a CDS encoding CRTAC1 family protein, which yields MAKNENGKFSVIIAAGVLLSAVVEVNAQMAAPIFEPVQPDVFSHNMALSNAWGDFDNDGDLDLAISFKTGDVRLYRNDNGQFSNIGPEMGLPQGGKETRSIAWGDYNEDGFLDLYVGSNQNGNELYRSNGAKSFTEVGVELGVDVPNVSTRQISWIDYDNDGAVDLFVADRVGKNHLFKNENGRFTDISEKTGLDDGRPTVGACWFDYNGDGLLDLFLANQSGTTDALYKNMGGTFVDVAPMLGIEGGKRTTDEGGVDCTVGDYDNDGDFDLFVANYGRNYLYENDGSGGFREVSESLGISGDDHLVGASWGDYDNDGYLDLYATGYTGPANNRRPVDRLFYNDEGTFTEIDISSSPLNGADHGIQWADFDKDGDLDISLTEGYNIKGRHPLLKNMLPSDNNHRSLQVEVLDSAGRPSRAGAEVRLYDMAGKLLATRLVPTGDGYNSHSIMPVHFGLGGVDKVTVEATFLTADGRKSQTLKDISADDYRGRALNVMQEK from the coding sequence ATGGCAAAGAATGAAAATGGAAAGTTTTCGGTAATAATAGCGGCCGGTGTTTTATTATCTGCGGTGGTGGAAGTTAACGCCCAAATGGCAGCACCAATTTTCGAGCCGGTCCAGCCGGATGTTTTTTCCCATAATATGGCCCTATCAAATGCATGGGGTGATTTTGATAATGACGGGGATCTTGATCTGGCGATTTCCTTTAAGACCGGGGATGTCAGACTTTACCGAAATGACAATGGTCAGTTCAGCAATATTGGTCCGGAAATGGGCCTGCCTCAGGGAGGAAAGGAAACCCGCTCCATCGCCTGGGGGGATTATAATGAGGATGGTTTTCTGGATCTTTATGTCGGCAGCAACCAGAACGGCAACGAACTTTACCGAAGCAACGGCGCAAAAAGCTTTACCGAGGTTGGGGTAGAGCTTGGTGTTGACGTTCCCAATGTCAGCACACGTCAGATCAGCTGGATTGATTATGATAATGACGGCGCGGTTGATTTGTTTGTGGCCGACAGGGTTGGGAAAAATCACCTTTTTAAAAATGAAAATGGCCGCTTTACGGATATAAGTGAGAAAACAGGTCTTGATGACGGACGGCCGACGGTTGGGGCCTGCTGGTTTGATTATAACGGTGACGGGCTATTGGATTTGTTCCTTGCCAATCAAAGCGGGACGACAGACGCGCTTTATAAAAATATGGGGGGTACTTTTGTTGATGTGGCCCCGATGTTGGGGATTGAAGGGGGGAAAAGAACAACTGACGAAGGCGGGGTTGATTGCACGGTTGGCGATTATGACAATGACGGTGATTTTGACCTGTTCGTTGCCAACTACGGGCGTAATTACCTATATGAAAATGATGGTTCCGGCGGTTTCAGGGAAGTAAGCGAAAGCCTGGGTATATCCGGTGATGACCATCTGGTCGGGGCCAGCTGGGGTGATTATGACAATGATGGATATCTTGATCTTTATGCGACCGGATATACCGGTCCCGCAAATAACAGAAGACCGGTAGACAGGCTGTTCTATAATGATGAAGGCACGTTCACAGAAATTGATATTTCATCATCCCCCTTAAACGGGGCGGATCATGGCATTCAATGGGCGGATTTTGATAAGGATGGCGACCTCGATATTTCCCTGACAGAAGGCTATAATATTAAAGGACGTCATCCGCTTCTTAAAAATATGTTGCCTTCTGATAATAACCATAGGTCATTACAGGTTGAAGTGCTGGATAGTGCCGGTAGACCATCAAGGGCAGGGGCAGAAGTCCGGCTCTATGATATGGCCGGTAAATTACTGGCAACCAGACTTGTGCCGACGGGGGACGGCTATAACAGTCACAGCATCATGCCCGTTCATTTCGGTCTTGGCGGGGTAGATAAAGTGACAGTTGAAGCCACCTTTTTAACGGCTGATGGCCGCAAAAGTCAGACACTAAAAGATATCAGTGCTGATGATTATAGAGGTCGTGCCCTAAATGTGATGCAAGAAAAATAA